A genome region from Brassica oleracea var. oleracea cultivar TO1000 chromosome C2, BOL, whole genome shotgun sequence includes the following:
- the LOC106323254 gene encoding uncharacterized protein LOC106323254 encodes MQRLWEVKEKKEKKERIIKGRDLVDVVFSWSVRDVLNSKLYKGKVDKIPNTFQSSKEYFKSFVNPIIEETHAALLSSMETLRRAPAFKVWEIKPAKDFKPPKNLYYEVTLQTVSDNTTKGDGKLLEFNDLIAVTDNKPCRIDDLRCSNEPYLLALVCGVNEDNPHLITILASKPIVFEEGHMETRKKGKGVKKSLSLFCVYLTNMMTNIRIWTALHPDPEGGNLKLISKVLKSHNEVGGESCVSCQENSENIMPNHIEKRLRSFKLNTSQEEAILRCLEAKNCRHSNNIKLIWGPPGTGKTKTTSVLLLNLFKMRCRTLTCAPTNIAVLEVASRVVKLVSESLRLGGYGLGDIVLFGNKERMKIDDREDLFDVFLDYRVDELYDCFQALTGWRANVQRMISLLTDPKEVYRQSFIENDKRRPSFKKFVEKRFSKLRTDLRSQFSTLCLHLPTASLSFQVAEKMNATNGLLRAMKVSDVVRVSGKEDTRKQDCVEMLGSICESIELPDFIGKFGLQRLCLENAYLMFCTASSSAKCVKRSATALDDLAKLQSNKLLSFENSIWKVLLTNEFLKSLETIIDSEINKRVMSVLEKISNGKFQQDSKSENLFRQEDIDDGLSLIWTVDIIKKQNHYLQVLKIWHVLPSSDVSCAEKCLEKHYKRYTRVKIERCRYICSQGNVVVPMRWPVKSCLKNDMISDVSRSFALLSVLDEAEETMEDEECVDD; translated from the exons ATGCAGCGACTGTGGGAAGTGAAGGAAAAGAAGGAGAAGAAGGAGAGAATCATCAAAGGAAGAGATCTAGTGGATGTTGTCTTCTCATGGTCTGTTCGTGATGTCCTCAACTCAAAGCTTTACAAAGGAAAG GTTGATAAGATCCCTAACACATTCCAGTCAAGCAAAGAGTATTTTAAGTCATTTGTTAATCCGATCATCGAAGAGACACATGCTGCTTTGTTGTCAAGTATGGAAACTCTTAGAAGAGCACCAGCTTTCAAAGTTTGGGAAATCAAGCCAGCCAAAGATTTTAAACCTCCCAAGAATCTTTATTACGAGGTTACTTTGCAGACAGTGTCTGATAATACGACCAAGGGAGATGGGAAACTGTTGGAGTTCAACGATCTCATTGCAGTGACTGATAACAAGCCTTGTAGAATCGATGACTTGAGATGTTCCAATGAGCCTTACTTGCTTGCTCTTGTTTGTGGAGTGAACGAAGATAACCCACATTTGATTACTATTTTGGCTTCGAAACCCATCGTTTTCGAGGAAGGTCACATGGAAACAAGAAAGAAAGGCAAGGGTGTGAAGAAAAGCCTAAGCCTCTTTTGTGTTTATTTGACCAACATGATGACCAATATTCGTATTTGGACCGCCTTGCATCCAGATCCTGAAGGCGGAAACTTAAAGCTTATATCTAAAGTACTTAAAAGCCACAATGAG GTTGGTGGTGAAAGTTGTGTTTCTTGCCAAGAAAACAGTGAGAATATTATGCCAAATCACATAGAGAAAAGGCTGCGTTCTTTCAAACTGAATACATCTCAGGAGGAAGCGATTTTGCGTTGTCTAGAAGCCAAAAACTGCCGCCACTCCAACAATATCAAACTTATATGGGGACCACCAGGGACCGGGAAGACGAAAACAACAAGCGTTCTGCTTTTAAACCTCTTTAAAATGAGATGCAGGACACTGACTTGCGCTCCAACTAACATAGCTGTTCTGGAAGTTGCTTCAAGGGTTGTGAAACTAGTCTCCGAGTCATTGAGGCTTGGTGGATACGGTCTTGGAGATATTGTCTTGTTTGGCAACAAAGAAAGGATGAAGATCGATGATCGGGAGGACCTTTTCGATGTTTTCCTCGATTACCGAGTTGATGAGCTCTATGACTGCTTTCAGGCTTTAACTGGATGGAGAGCAAATGTTCAACGCATGATCTCTTTGCTCACTGATCCAAAAGAAGTGTATCGCCAATCCTTCATCGAGAATGACAAGCGTCGTCCTTCGTTTAAAAAGTTCGTAGAAAAGAGGTTTAGTAAACTGAGGACGGACTTGCGTTCTCAGTTCTCAACTTTGTGTCTGCATCTACCAACTGCTTCGCTCTCCTTTCAAGTCGCGGAGAAAATGAATGCCACTAATGGTCTACTTAGAGCTATGAAAGTTTCAGATGTCGTTAGAGTTTCCGGGAAAGAAGATACAAGAAAGCAAGATTGTGTGGAGATGTTAGGATCGATTTGCGAAAGCATCGAACTTCCTGATTTCATAGGGAAGTTCGGACTTCAAAGACTCTGCTTAGAAAACGCGTATCTGATGTTCTGCACAGCGTCGAGCTCTGCCAAGTGTGTTAAAAGATCAGCAACAGCCCTTGATGATCTTGCTAAGCTTCAAAGCAATAAGCTTCTTTCCTTTGAGAATTCGATATGGAAG GTTTTGCTTACCAACGAGTTCTTGAAATCTCTGGAGACTATCATAGACTCTGAAATTAACAAGAGAGTTATGAGCGTTTTGGAAAAGATATCAAATGGGAAGTTTCAACAAGACTCAAAGAGTGAGAATCTGTTTAGACAAGAGGATATCGATGACGGCTTAAGCCTCATTTGGACAGTAGACATTATCAAGAAACAGAATCACTATCTCCAAGTTTTAAAGATCTGGCATGTTTTGCCATCTTCTGACGTTTCTTGTGCTGAAAAATGTCTAGAGAAGCATTACAAGAGATACACGAGAGTCAAGATAGAACGGTGCAGATACATATGCTCTCAAGG GAATGTTGTTGTACCAATGAGATGGCCGGTCAAGTCTTGCTTAAAGAATGACATGATAAGCGATGTATCAAGATCGTTTGCTTTGTTGAGTGTTTTGGATGAAGCAGAG GAAACGATGGAAGATGAAGAATGTGTGGACGATTAG
- the LOC106322825 gene encoding LOW QUALITY PROTEIN: coiled-coil domain-containing protein 18-like (The sequence of the model RefSeq protein was modified relative to this genomic sequence to represent the inferred CDS: inserted 2 bases in 2 codons; deleted 1 base in 1 codon; substituted 1 base at 1 genomic stop codon) produces the protein MGFSHAIRLNLSSYSSLSPCQTSVNQKQKTFVTFLTSCRKGKRRSLLTVQSVLNNTRPSFNDNGTAEEPSKILLDKLFARTHEQTNENLVYPPDEALSYSSLGGGLESDLQAALMALLKREEDLQDAERKVLSEKKKLNRAKEGLEKRERVILQASLKHESLQEELKRANVELASQAREIEELKHKLRERDEELVAMQPSLTFKERELDRMRVEISIKTKEVSVASFEFENKSQLLSQAKEIVERQEDEIEALQRALKEKXEQEKLRETEANLKKQTEEWLVAQEEVSKLQEEIVKRLGEAXTMEDFKRVRKLLTDVRFELVSSREALLSSREQMGEKEVLLEKQLEELEEQRRSVLSYMQSLRDARGEVESERVKLRVAEAKNFALERETSLQKELLEDLREELKKEKSLLEEAMRHVSTIQDELDKKTNEFQVSQTQLQEKESSLVEAKLEIQHLKSEQASLELLLQEKDEELTEARNQLEEVNREVKELKMLMASREDQLTQATELLKEKDFHLNRIEDELGSSKMQASEAEMVVERIAKLTSRLIQDQMQQQPQEKQPYGDYGMENKRLVMELNFTIENLRLKEMEVLAAQRALTLKDEEINVLMGRLEAKEREVKKLKEETVHDGEDLKMLYALAQERIEGRTMGDLAIEKLQLDAAQLEVEAATSALQKLAEMSTELLTQADMSMEVDSDIVVVPENENSSADCIAEVKSEVGRLWSLTERLLENAXIADGAASTCINGL, from the exons ATGGGTTTCTCTCATGCTATTCGCCTGAATCTTTCTTCCTACTCGTCTCTCTCTCCCTGCCAG ACAAGTGTAAACCAGAAGCAGAAGACTTTTGTTACGTTCCTCACCAGTTGTAGAAAGGGAAAGAGACGTTCTTTACTCACCGTTCAATCAGTTCTGAACAATACACGACCAAGCTTCAACGACAATGGAACAGCTGAGGAGCCTTCAAAAATTCTTTTGGATAAACTATTCGCTCGGACACATGAACAAACGAATGAGAACTTGGTGTATCCTCCTGATGAGGCTCTGTCCTACTCAAGCCTTGGG GGGGGGCTTGAGTCTGACCTTCAAGCTGCGCTAATGGCTTTGTTGAAACGTGAAGAAGACTTGCAGGATGCAGAGAGGAAGGTTCTCTCCGAGAAGAAGAAACTAAACCGAGCAAAGGAAGGGTTGGAGAAGCGGGAGAGAGTCATCCTCCAAGCTTCTTTGAAGCACGAGAGTTTACAAGAGGAGCTGAAGCGGGCGAACGTGGAGTTAGCTTCACAGGCCAGAGAGATCGAAGAGTTAAAGCATAAGCTTAGGGAAAGAGATGAGGAGCTTGTCGCTATGCAACCGTCATTGACTTTTAAAGAGCGTGAGCTGGATCGAATGCGCGTTGAGATCTCAATCAAAACCAAGGAGGTCTCCGTGGCGAGTTTTGAGTTTGAGAACAAGTCACAGCTCTTGAGCCAAGCCAAGGAGATTGTGGAGAGACAAGAAGATGAGATAGAAGCGCTTCAGAGAGCTCTCAAGGAGA AGGAGCAAGAGAAGCTCAGAGAAACAGAAGCTAACTTAAAGAAACAGACGGAAGAGTGGTTGGTGGCTCAGGAGGAAGTGAGTAAGCTTCAGGAGGAGATAGTGAAGCGGCTTGGAGAAG AAACCATGGAGGACTTTAAGAGAGTGAGGAAGCTTCTAACCGATGTGAGATTCGAGCTTGTTTCTTCTCGGGAAGCTTTGTTATCTTCAAGAGAGCAAATGGGAGAAAAGGAAGTGCTGTTAGAGAAACAGTTAGAGGAACTCGAGGAGCAGAGGAGAAGCGTGTTGTCATATATGCAAAGCTTGAGAGATGCTCGCGGTGAAGTGGAGAGCGAGAGAGTTAAGCTCAGAGTCGCCGAGGCTAAGAACTTTGCACTCGAGCGAGAGACATCACTCCAAAAGGAACTGCTCGAGGACTTAAGAGAGGAGTTGAAGAAAGAGAAGTCTCTGTTGGAGGAAGCTATGCGTCATGTCTCCACCATTCAAGACGAGCTTGACAAGAAAACAAACGAGTTTCAAGTCTCACAGACTCAACTTCAGGAGAAAGAGTCAAGTTTGGTGGAGGCTAAACTTGAGATTCAGCATTTAAAGTCTGAACAGGCTTCTCTAGAACTGTTGCTGCAAGAGAAAGATGAAGAGCTCACGGAAGCGAGGAATCAATTGGAAGAAGTGAACCGTGAGGTTAAAGAGCTGAAGATGCTTATGGCCAGTAGAGAAGATCAGCTTACGCAGGCGACTGAATTGCTGAAGGAGAAAGATTTCCACCTTAACAGAATCGAAGATGAGTTAGGCAGCTCCAAGATGCAAGCCAGTGAAGCTGAGATGGTGGTGGAAAGAATCGCAAAGCTGACGAGCAGATTGATTCAAGATCAGATGCAGCAACAACCACAAGAGAAACAACCTTACGGTGATTACGGGATGGAGAACAAACGGTTAGTGATGGAGCTAAACTTCACAATAGAGAATCTACGGTTGAAAGAAATGGAAGTTTTAGCTGCGCAGAGGGCTCTGACGTTGAAAGACGAAGAGATCAATGTACTCATGGGAAGACTAGAAGCTAAGGAGAGGGAAGTCAAGAAACTGAAAGAAGAAACGGTTCATGACGGTGAAGATTTGAAAATGCTATATGCATTGGCGCAAGAGAGGATCGAGGGGAGAACAATGGGTGATCTAGCTATAGAGAAGCTTCAGCTAGATGCGGCTCAACTTGAAGTGGAAGCTGCAACGAGCGCATTGCAGAAGCTTGCGGAGATGAGCACAGAGCTTCTAACTCAAGCTGACATGAGTATGGAGGTAGATTCTGATATTGTTGTAGTGCCAGAAAACGAAAACAGTTCAGCCGATTGTATTGCTGAGGTGAAATCAGAAGTTGGGAGGCTCTGGTCATTGACAGAGAGACTCCTAGAGAATGCATGAATCGCTGATGGTGCTGCATCCACATGCATTAATGGATTATGA